A portion of the Deinococcus apachensis DSM 19763 genome contains these proteins:
- a CDS encoding enolase C-terminal domain-like protein — MARVSVTWETLELHTAQPFGIARWTHSTYPRTFVIFEQDGVTGRGEAAPNAFYGETRGTVEAVLPLLAEALTDGWDWDGLRERMNARMPQGHPSVKCALEMAGVEWAACAAGVPVWRLLGLSSSPLPESSYTVSLGDLGEMRRQARGAVARGHGVLKVKLGTDRDEAILEALREEVPDVALRVDANAGWTRARAARMLAVLEAARVELVEQPLAAGDLEGHAGLRRLARVPIVADESLHHVSDVLALAGAFDGVNLKLAKLGGPLQALTALRLARAHGLQVMMGCMIESSLGIAAAAHLAGLCDWADLDGALLLGDDPFTGLEWTAGQLERPTGMGWGVERS; from the coding sequence GTGGCCCGCGTGAGCGTGACCTGGGAGACGCTGGAGCTGCATACCGCCCAGCCCTTCGGCATCGCGCGCTGGACGCACTCGACCTACCCACGCACCTTCGTCATCTTCGAGCAGGATGGAGTGACGGGCCGGGGGGAGGCGGCCCCGAACGCCTTTTACGGCGAGACGCGCGGGACGGTGGAGGCGGTGCTGCCTCTCCTCGCGGAGGCGCTGACGGACGGATGGGACTGGGACGGGCTGCGTGAGCGGATGAACGCCCGGATGCCGCAGGGGCACCCCAGCGTGAAGTGCGCGCTGGAGATGGCGGGGGTCGAGTGGGCGGCCTGTGCCGCGGGGGTGCCGGTCTGGCGCCTGCTGGGGCTGTCGTCCTCTCCCCTGCCGGAGAGCAGCTATACCGTCAGTTTGGGTGATCTCGGGGAGATGCGGCGGCAGGCGCGGGGGGCCGTGGCACGCGGGCACGGCGTCCTGAAGGTGAAGCTGGGCACCGACCGGGACGAGGCCATCCTGGAGGCGCTGCGGGAGGAGGTTCCGGACGTGGCGCTCCGGGTGGATGCGAACGCGGGTTGGACCCGGGCGCGGGCGGCGCGGATGCTCGCGGTGCTGGAGGCGGCCCGGGTGGAACTCGTCGAGCAGCCCCTGGCGGCGGGGGACCTGGAGGGCCACGCGGGGCTGCGCCGCCTCGCTCGGGTGCCCATCGTGGCGGACGAGAGCCTGCACCATGTCTCGGACGTGCTCGCCCTCGCCGGAGCCTTTGACGGGGTGAACCTCAAGCTCGCCAAGCTGGGCGGCCCCTTGCAGGCCCTCACCGCGCTCCGGCTGGCCCGCGCCCACGGCCTCCAGGTGATGATGGGCTGCATGATTGAGAGCAGCCTGGGGATCGCGGCGGCGGCGCATCTGGCGGGCCTGTGCGACTGGGCGGACCTCGACGGGGCGCTGCTCCTGGGGGACGACCCGTTCACGGGGCTGGAGTGGACGGCGGGGCAGCTGGAGCGGCCGACCGGGATGGGGTGGGGGGTGGAGCGGAGTTGA
- a CDS encoding Gfo/Idh/MocA family protein has translation MTVTVAVLGCGNRGADVYARHLAAEGASVTHLVDPRPARLREVASRHGLGPEACFLDSDAFFALGRVADALVIATPDDAHVGPCLRALDLGYDVLLEKPICLEEAELDVLLAAEAASSGRVTVCHVLRATPFFRAIRGVLDSGRLGRLVGIQHAENVAYWHYAHSYVRGNWAQSPPAAPFVLAKSGHDLDLLRWFAGAPPVRVSSEGALFHFRPGEAPPGASDRCVTCPLMGCPYDARRIYTTRDPERWPVTVLTAGGVSLADALASGPYGRCVYGGGNDVVDHQAVTVVFANGVTAQLTVSAFTHDNTRTLKLLGTHGELRGHLDRGEIEVHDFRTDVAELLTADVGGNHGGGDLALVAAWLAFLRREAGVPTSLAESLDSHRMAFAAERARRRTTVERV, from the coding sequence TTGACCGTCACCGTCGCCGTCCTCGGCTGCGGCAACCGGGGGGCGGACGTGTACGCGCGGCACCTGGCGGCGGAAGGGGCGAGCGTCACCCACCTCGTCGATCCCCGGCCCGCCCGGTTGCGGGAGGTCGCCTCCAGGCACGGGCTGGGGCCGGAGGCGTGTTTCCTCGATTCGGACGCTTTCTTCGCCCTGGGTCGGGTGGCGGACGCGCTGGTGATCGCCACGCCGGACGACGCCCACGTGGGGCCGTGCCTGCGGGCGCTGGACCTCGGGTACGACGTGCTGCTGGAAAAGCCCATCTGTCTGGAGGAGGCCGAGCTGGACGTGCTGCTGGCGGCAGAGGCGGCCTCCAGCGGGCGCGTAACGGTCTGCCACGTGCTGCGGGCGACGCCCTTCTTCCGGGCGATCCGGGGGGTGCTGGATTCGGGGCGGCTGGGACGGCTGGTCGGAATTCAGCACGCGGAGAACGTGGCGTACTGGCATTACGCGCACTCGTATGTGCGGGGGAACTGGGCCCAGTCGCCGCCCGCCGCGCCCTTCGTGCTGGCGAAGAGTGGGCATGACCTCGACCTGCTGCGCTGGTTCGCCGGGGCGCCGCCCGTGCGGGTGAGCAGCGAGGGGGCGCTGTTCCACTTCCGGCCGGGGGAGGCGCCGCCCGGGGCCTCGGACCGTTGTGTGACCTGCCCGCTGATGGGCTGCCCCTATGACGCGCGGCGCATTTACACCACCCGCGACCCGGAGCGCTGGCCCGTCACGGTGCTGACGGCGGGGGGCGTCTCTCTGGCTGACGCGCTGGCGTCTGGACCCTATGGGCGCTGCGTGTACGGCGGCGGGAATGACGTGGTGGACCACCAGGCCGTCACCGTCGTCTTTGCTAACGGGGTGACGGCCCAACTCACGGTGAGTGCGTTCACCCATGACAATACCCGGACGCTGAAGCTGCTGGGCACCCACGGCGAACTGCGCGGCCACCTGGACCGGGGTGAGATCGAGGTGCATGACTTCCGCACGGACGTGGCCGAGTTGCTGACGGCCGATGTAGGCGGCAACCACGGCGGCGGCGATCTCGCCCTGGTCGCGGCGTGGCTGGCCTTCCTGCGGAGGGAGGCGGGCGTGCCCACATCCCTGGCCGAGTCATTGGATTCTCACCGAATGGCCTTCGCGGCGGAGCGGGCGCGGCGGCGGACGACGGTGGAGCGGGTGTGA
- a CDS encoding alpha/beta fold hydrolase has product MRAESRYTRVRGLLTHARVRGEGPPLVIVPGLGCASWMYARVARQLAPGRTVYAYDPPGHGLSAGRPGSPRTIEGLTNHLAAWLTEAGLGRVPLLGHSLGAEVIFDLAARHPGHVSAVIACAPTGIPENPSVRVQLGRLLLDLPRERPGLFLPALAAYTRSGPARMLRLAQNQSEHDTGPLLPHVRAPTLLLDGTHDPVIQAWTLEAICAAIPDATVREIPGGTHALTDSFPQTVARYTLDFLREAKA; this is encoded by the coding sequence TTGAGAGCCGAATCCCGCTACACCCGCGTCCGCGGCCTGCTCACCCACGCCCGGGTGCGCGGCGAGGGCCCTCCCCTGGTCATCGTCCCCGGCCTGGGCTGCGCCTCCTGGATGTATGCGCGCGTCGCCCGTCAACTCGCCCCCGGGCGCACAGTGTACGCCTACGACCCGCCCGGCCACGGCCTGAGCGCGGGCCGCCCCGGCTCCCCGCGCACCATCGAGGGCCTTACGAATCACCTCGCCGCCTGGCTCACGGAGGCGGGCCTGGGCCGCGTGCCGCTGCTGGGCCACTCACTCGGTGCGGAGGTGATCTTCGACCTCGCCGCACGCCACCCGGGGCACGTGTCCGCCGTGATCGCCTGCGCGCCCACCGGCATCCCCGAGAACCCCAGCGTGCGGGTGCAACTGGGGCGCCTCCTCCTCGACCTGCCCCGCGAGCGGCCTGGCCTGTTCCTGCCCGCCCTGGCCGCCTACACCCGCAGCGGCCCCGCCCGGATGTTGCGCCTGGCGCAGAACCAGAGCGAGCACGACACCGGCCCGCTGCTCCCCCACGTGCGGGCTCCCACCCTGCTCCTCGACGGCACCCACGACCCCGTCATCCAGGCCTGGACCCTGGAGGCGATCTGCGCCGCCATCCCCGACGCAACGGTCCGCGAAATTCCGGGCGGCACCCATGCCCTCACCGACTCCTTTCCCCAGACGGTGGCCCGCTATACTCTCGACTTCCTGCGGGAGGCTAAGGCATAG
- a CDS encoding alpha/beta fold hydrolase produces the protein MLGRVRALQFRSRGATLSYDATGHGDPIVLVHGLSGSSRWWRRNVPALSAAHRVYVLDLAGYGQAWRQRSLGVHAAADLIAAWLDHLDLRNVTLIGHSLGGHISMHVAARRPERVRVLVLACASGLLRDRLYRVALQLPRAVLTGRVTFMPRILADAARSGPLNLWRSTRDLLKDSVQDVLPGLTARTLVIWGGRDALVPAALGRSLAAAIPGARYEEIPRAGHVVMVDAPARFNALVLDFLQGGA, from the coding sequence ATGCTCGGGCGCGTGCGAGCCCTGCAATTTCGCTCCCGCGGGGCGACCCTGAGCTACGACGCGACCGGGCACGGCGACCCCATCGTGCTCGTCCACGGCCTGAGCGGGTCGAGCCGCTGGTGGCGGCGCAACGTCCCCGCGCTGTCGGCGGCGCACCGCGTCTACGTCCTCGACCTCGCGGGCTACGGGCAGGCGTGGCGTCAGCGGTCGCTGGGGGTGCACGCCGCCGCCGACCTGATCGCCGCCTGGCTCGACCACCTTGACCTGAGGAACGTCACCCTGATCGGGCACTCCCTGGGCGGGCACATCTCCATGCACGTCGCCGCCCGGCGCCCCGAGCGGGTGCGCGTCCTCGTCCTCGCCTGCGCGAGCGGCCTGCTGCGGGACAGGCTCTACCGGGTCGCCCTGCAACTCCCGCGTGCCGTCCTGACCGGCCGGGTCACCTTCATGCCGCGCATCCTCGCCGACGCCGCGCGCAGCGGGCCCCTCAACCTGTGGCGCAGCACCCGCGACCTGCTGAAAGACAGCGTGCAGGACGTCCTGCCCGGCCTCACCGCCCGGACGCTGGTAATCTGGGGGGGGCGGGACGCGCTGGTGCCCGCCGCCCTGGGCCGCTCGCTCGCCGCCGCGATCCCTGGCGCCCGCTACGAGGAGATTCCGCGCGCGGGCCACGTGGTGATGGTGGACGCACCCGCCCGGTTCAACGCGCTCGTCCTCGACTTCCTGCAAGGGGGCGCTTGA
- the pdxT gene encoding pyridoxal 5'-phosphate synthase glutaminase subunit PdxT: MTPPATPTIGVLALQGAFREHRQRLEALGAHVTEVRLPTDLAALDGLILPGGESTTIARLMTDFGLWRPVRDFHARGGALWGTCAGAILLAREVLGAPPQFGGQQDSLAVMDLTVRRNAFGRQVDSFHTGLDIPELGAPFPAVFIRAPVIERVGERVDVLAHHAGQIVLARQGRLLASSFHPELTPDTRLHALFLKMAAAPVPG; the protein is encoded by the coding sequence ATGACCCCACCTGCCACCCCCACCATTGGCGTCCTCGCCCTCCAGGGGGCCTTCCGCGAACACCGCCAGCGCCTTGAAGCCCTCGGTGCCCACGTCACAGAGGTGCGTCTCCCCACCGACCTCGCCGCACTGGACGGCCTGATCCTCCCCGGCGGGGAGAGCACCACCATCGCCCGGCTGATGACCGACTTCGGGCTGTGGAGGCCCGTCCGCGACTTCCACGCGCGCGGCGGAGCCCTGTGGGGCACCTGCGCGGGAGCCATCCTGCTCGCGCGGGAAGTCCTCGGCGCTCCCCCCCAGTTCGGCGGCCAGCAGGACAGCCTCGCCGTCATGGACCTCACCGTGCGGCGCAACGCCTTCGGGCGACAGGTCGATTCCTTCCACACAGGGCTCGACATCCCCGAACTCGGTGCCCCCTTTCCCGCCGTCTTCATCCGCGCGCCCGTCATCGAGCGGGTGGGGGAGAGGGTTGACGTCCTCGCCCACCACGCGGGGCAGATCGTCCTCGCCCGCCAGGGAAGGCTGCTCGCCTCCTCCTTTCACCCCGAACTCACGCCCGACACGCGGCTGCACGCGCTGTTCCTGAAGATGGCGGCCGCCCCCGTCCCCGGCTGA
- the pdxS gene encoding pyridoxal 5'-phosphate synthase lyase subunit PdxS produces the protein MSDMQTGTPQIKQGFAEMFKGGVIMDVVTADQARIAEAAGATAVMALERVPADIRADGGVARMSDPKMIKEIIAAVTIPVMAKVRIGHFVEAQILQALGVDFIDESEVLTPADDQFHIEKTKFAVPFVCGAKNLGEALRRVGEGASMIRTKGEAGTGNIIEAVRHARTVLGEIRAIQARPTEELMTVARDLQAPYHLVQYVHEHGKLPVVNFAAGGVATPADAALMMHLGLDGVFVGSGIFKSDNPERRAHAIVKAVTHYQNPEVLAEVSEDLGAPMTGINIDSLIPEERLAGRGW, from the coding sequence ATGAGTGACATGCAGACCGGAACTCCCCAGATCAAGCAGGGCTTTGCCGAGATGTTCAAGGGCGGCGTCATCATGGATGTGGTGACCGCCGACCAGGCCCGCATCGCCGAGGCCGCCGGGGCGACCGCCGTCATGGCGTTGGAGCGCGTGCCCGCCGACATCCGCGCGGACGGCGGTGTGGCCCGCATGAGCGACCCGAAGATGATCAAGGAGATCATCGCCGCCGTGACGATCCCGGTGATGGCGAAGGTCCGCATCGGCCACTTCGTCGAGGCGCAGATCCTCCAGGCGCTCGGCGTGGACTTCATCGACGAGTCGGAAGTGCTGACCCCCGCCGATGACCAGTTCCACATCGAGAAAACGAAGTTCGCCGTCCCCTTCGTCTGCGGCGCCAAGAATCTGGGCGAGGCCCTGCGCCGCGTCGGCGAGGGCGCCTCCATGATCCGGACCAAGGGTGAGGCGGGCACCGGCAACATCATTGAGGCCGTGCGCCACGCCCGCACGGTCCTGGGCGAAATCCGCGCCATCCAGGCCCGCCCCACGGAGGAGCTGATGACCGTCGCCCGCGACCTCCAGGCGCCCTACCACCTCGTTCAGTATGTCCACGAACACGGCAAACTCCCCGTCGTGAACTTCGCCGCTGGGGGCGTTGCCACCCCCGCCGACGCGGCCTTGATGATGCACCTTGGCCTCGACGGCGTGTTCGTCGGCAGCGGTATCTTCAAGAGCGACAACCCCGAGCGCCGCGCCCACGCCATCGTGAAGGCCGTCACCCACTACCAGAACCCCGAGGTCCTCGCCGAAGTCAGCGAGGACCTCGGCGCCCCCATGACCGGCATCAACATCGACAGCCTGATCCCCGAGGAGCGGCTGGCCGGACGAGGCTGGTAG
- a CDS encoding response regulator: protein MRAPAPDLRLLVVDDEEQILELLDLTLGLQGFRVVTARSGPDALTAARDAAFDVVVMDVLMAPWDGFETVRRLQAELRGAMPPVVFLSGLNRPEHVPGLITDYLVKPFRPSQLIESIRRVAAARD, encoded by the coding sequence ATGAGGGCCCCGGCCCCGGACCTGCGCCTGCTCGTGGTCGACGACGAGGAGCAGATCCTCGAACTGCTCGACCTCACGCTGGGCCTCCAGGGCTTCCGGGTGGTCACCGCCCGCAGCGGCCCCGACGCGCTCACCGCCGCCCGGGACGCCGCCTTCGACGTGGTCGTGATGGACGTGCTGATGGCCCCCTGGGACGGCTTCGAGACGGTCCGGCGCCTTCAGGCCGAGCTGCGGGGCGCCATGCCGCCCGTCGTCTTCCTCTCGGGGCTCAACCGCCCCGAACACGTGCCCGGTCTCATCACCGACTACCTCGTCAAACCCTTCCGGCCTTCCCAACTCATCGAGAGCATCCGCCGGGTCGCTGCGGCGCGCGACTGA
- a CDS encoding peptidoglycan DD-metalloendopeptidase family protein has translation MPEFPSRPTRGHAPLPRRLALTLALSALAPLAAARPGSPEGVADLLGVPTPADLLQAALPSVHLTRVAEPPSVLVVSTQPPASVAARYGVPPAAVAALPRHDGEEARLLRVRLPAPVPDHPPALPASIVTHTVRPGETLASIAADAGLDLVDLLSANLDRTSLDDLEVGEVLYLPTAERGLLVRIKPGQTALTLIAGYGADLARTARANDVLPTALGVGDYLLLPGVRAQGLYAQLARHREAREEAERRAEMQARYDRYLAQQKERERARLQELYVMQAKYEAYLAWRDSPERQRLIEAYEQQAQYEAAQAALREREQAAQPLHVQAAGVNVAAAGHLAWPVQNSRITSRFGEADIDYHKQIFHGGVDLAAPAGTPVYAAADGTVTESGYGAYGMNVYTAQGDSTLVYGHLSRTAVTPGQAVRRGDLLGEVGCTGICTGPHLHFEVRLDGRAVDPLALLP, from the coding sequence GTGCCCGAGTTTCCCTCCCGCCCCACACGGGGCCACGCTCCCCTGCCCCGGCGGCTCGCCCTCACCCTCGCGCTGTCCGCCCTCGCCCCCCTCGCCGCCGCCCGGCCCGGGAGCCCGGAAGGCGTCGCCGACCTGCTGGGCGTGCCCACCCCCGCGGACCTGCTCCAGGCCGCCCTCCCGAGCGTCCACCTGACGCGCGTGGCCGAACCCCCCAGCGTCCTCGTGGTGAGTACCCAGCCCCCGGCGAGCGTCGCGGCCCGTTACGGGGTTCCCCCGGCGGCGGTGGCCGCCCTTCCCCGCCACGACGGGGAAGAGGCCCGTCTCCTGCGGGTGCGGCTGCCCGCACCCGTGCCGGACCATCCGCCCGCGCTGCCCGCCTCCATCGTCACCCACACCGTGCGGCCCGGCGAGACCCTGGCGAGCATCGCGGCGGACGCGGGCCTGGACCTCGTCGACCTGCTGAGCGCCAATCTCGACCGAACCAGCCTGGACGACCTTGAAGTCGGTGAAGTCCTCTACCTCCCGACCGCTGAGCGCGGTCTGCTCGTGCGGATCAAGCCCGGGCAGACCGCCCTAACGCTCATTGCCGGGTACGGGGCCGACCTCGCCCGCACCGCCCGCGCGAACGATGTGCTGCCCACCGCGCTCGGCGTGGGCGACTACCTCCTCCTCCCCGGGGTGCGCGCACAGGGCCTGTACGCCCAGCTCGCCCGGCACCGTGAGGCGCGGGAGGAGGCCGAGCGGCGGGCTGAGATGCAGGCCCGCTACGACCGCTACCTCGCTCAACAGAAGGAGCGCGAGCGCGCCCGGCTCCAGGAACTGTACGTCATGCAGGCCAAATACGAGGCCTACCTCGCCTGGCGTGACAGCCCCGAGCGCCAGCGCCTGATCGAGGCGTACGAGCAGCAGGCGCAGTACGAGGCCGCGCAGGCCGCCCTGCGCGAACGCGAGCAGGCCGCCCAACCCCTGCACGTCCAGGCCGCCGGAGTGAATGTCGCCGCCGCGGGCCACCTGGCCTGGCCGGTCCAGAATTCCCGCATCACCAGCCGCTTCGGCGAGGCCGACATTGACTACCACAAGCAGATCTTCCACGGCGGGGTGGATCTCGCCGCCCCCGCCGGGACTCCCGTCTACGCAGCGGCGGACGGCACCGTCACCGAAAGCGGGTATGGTGCGTATGGCATGAACGTCTACACGGCGCAGGGGGACAGCACGCTGGTGTACGGCCACCTCAGCCGCACCGCCGTGACGCCCGGACAGGCTGTCCGCCGCGGCGACCTGCTGGGCGAGGTCGGCTGCACTGGCATCTGCACGGGGCCGCACCTGCACTTCGAGGTCCGGCTGGACGGGCGGGCGGTCGACCCCCTGGCCCTGCTGCCATGA
- the rho gene encoding transcription termination factor Rho — MTEPQLAPLPFHELQGKILPELHLIAAQSGIENYRKLKKDALALAIMERQAEAEGQVLARGYLDISADGYGFLQADLLDPASRSVLVTAGVIKQFHLRTGDEVIGRARRPRENERYGTLVQVEGVNGLDPESARQRPRFDDLTPTFPDRQLVLEDPLMDDSLSLRVVDLLVPIGRGQRALIVAPPKAGKTTLLKKVANSIVKNYPDVTVMVLLVDERPEEVTDFRESVQGAQVIASTFDEPPQHHVRVAEFVHERARRIVEEGGHVVILLDSITRLARANNLVTPPTGRTLSGGLDSNALHWPKRFLGAARNIRDGGSLTILATALVETGSRMDDVIFEEFKGTGNAELVLSRRLEERRIFPALDILKSGTRREELLLQPEVLKKMWLLRKVISDMDPADAMEMLLSRMGKTRNNVEFLQSLAGG; from the coding sequence GTGACCGAGCCCCAACTTGCGCCGCTCCCCTTCCACGAACTTCAGGGCAAAATCCTGCCCGAGCTGCACCTGATCGCCGCCCAGAGCGGCATCGAGAACTACCGCAAGCTCAAAAAGGACGCCCTGGCCCTGGCCATCATGGAGCGCCAGGCGGAGGCCGAGGGCCAGGTTCTCGCCCGCGGCTACCTGGACATCAGCGCCGACGGCTACGGCTTCCTGCAGGCCGACCTCCTCGACCCGGCCTCCAGAAGCGTGCTTGTGACGGCGGGTGTGATCAAGCAGTTCCACCTCCGCACCGGCGATGAGGTGATCGGCCGCGCCCGCCGCCCCCGCGAGAACGAGCGCTACGGCACCCTGGTGCAGGTCGAGGGGGTCAACGGCCTGGACCCCGAGTCCGCCCGCCAGCGTCCCCGCTTCGACGACCTGACGCCGACCTTCCCCGACCGCCAGCTCGTCTTGGAAGACCCGCTGATGGACGACAGCCTCTCGCTGCGGGTGGTGGACCTCCTCGTGCCCATCGGCCGGGGGCAGCGGGCGCTGATCGTCGCGCCCCCGAAGGCGGGCAAGACGACCCTGCTGAAAAAGGTCGCCAACTCCATCGTCAAGAACTACCCCGACGTGACGGTAATGGTCCTGCTGGTCGACGAGCGCCCCGAGGAGGTCACCGACTTCCGCGAGAGCGTGCAGGGCGCCCAGGTCATCGCCTCCACCTTTGACGAGCCGCCCCAGCACCACGTCCGCGTGGCGGAGTTCGTTCACGAGCGCGCCCGCCGCATCGTCGAGGAGGGCGGCCACGTCGTCATCCTGCTCGACTCGATCACCCGCCTCGCCCGCGCGAACAACCTCGTCACGCCGCCGACCGGCCGCACCCTCTCGGGCGGTCTGGACTCCAACGCGCTGCACTGGCCCAAGCGCTTCCTGGGCGCGGCGCGCAACATCCGAGACGGTGGCAGCCTGACCATCCTGGCGACCGCCCTCGTCGAGACCGGCTCGCGCATGGACGATGTGATCTTCGAGGAATTCAAGGGGACCGGCAACGCGGAACTCGTCCTCAGCCGCCGCCTGGAGGAGCGCCGCATCTTCCCCGCGCTCGACATCCTGAAGTCGGGCACCCGCCGCGAGGAGCTGCTCCTCCAGCCCGAGGTCTTGAAAAAGATGTGGCTCCTGCGCAAGGTGATCTCCGACATGGACCCCGCCGACGCGATGGAGATGCTGCTCTCGCGCATGGGCAAGACGCGCAACAACGTCGAGTTCCTCCAGTCGCTCGCGGGCGGCTGA
- the fsa gene encoding fructose-6-phosphate aldolase: MEFFIDTAVVDEVREINAWGVLSGVTTNPSLVASSGRDFKEVIQEIAALVGGAISAEVTSLDAEGMIREGREVASWSEHVVVKLPLTPAGLQACRTLSSQGIKTNVTLCFSVPQALLAARAGATYISPFAGRVDDIGWDGIELVRQIKEAYVMGDIQTKVLAASIRHPQHVVQSALAGADVATIPYKVFTAMIKHPLTQAGLDAFLKDWAKRAGASPETPSSEAGTNPQAGGVTAQGGQKK; this comes from the coding sequence ATGGAATTTTTCATCGATACCGCCGTCGTGGACGAGGTGCGCGAGATCAACGCCTGGGGCGTGCTCTCGGGCGTCACCACCAACCCCAGCCTGGTCGCCTCCTCGGGCCGCGACTTCAAGGAAGTCATCCAGGAGATCGCCGCACTCGTGGGCGGCGCGATCAGCGCGGAAGTCACCTCGCTCGACGCGGAGGGCATGATTCGTGAGGGCCGCGAGGTCGCGAGTTGGAGTGAACACGTCGTCGTCAAGCTGCCGCTCACCCCGGCGGGCCTCCAGGCGTGCCGGACACTGTCCAGCCAGGGCATCAAGACGAACGTGACCCTGTGCTTCTCCGTCCCCCAGGCGCTCCTCGCCGCCCGGGCCGGAGCGACCTACATCTCGCCCTTCGCGGGCCGGGTCGACGACATCGGCTGGGACGGCATCGAACTCGTGCGCCAGATCAAGGAGGCGTACGTGATGGGCGATATCCAGACCAAGGTCCTCGCCGCCTCCATCCGCCACCCTCAGCACGTCGTGCAGTCCGCGCTGGCCGGGGCCGACGTGGCGACCATCCCCTACAAGGTCTTCACCGCGATGATCAAGCACCCGCTGACCCAGGCGGGACTCGACGCCTTCCTCAAGGACTGGGCGAAGCGGGCCGGGGCCAGCCCCGAGACGCCCTCCAGCGAGGCGGGCACCAACCCGCAGGCGGGCGGCGTGACAGCCCAGGGAGGCCAGAAGAAGTGA